A portion of the Sabethes cyaneus chromosome 3, idSabCyanKW18_F2, whole genome shotgun sequence genome contains these proteins:
- the LOC128744256 gene encoding uncharacterized protein LOC128744256 produces MCTKDCYKVFGYFLGFMWIVTCFYYTMETIELLKLMNLQCSDTAPESRIQFDKELVEKVCEFYGHLADFAPYHVITTLIKMVPGMLLIIGIFKENLTLIKVFMIYAVLEEVFFVTVFSKIFTLIDSEGKRSSWIFWILVFSCAKLIVAIWILLGVYAALDNSRRIIQRYV; encoded by the exons ATGTGCACCAAGGATTGCTACAAGGTGTTCGGATACTTTCTGGGTTTTATGTGGATTGTTACTTGCTTTTACTACACGATGGAAACGATTGAGCTTCTAAAATTGATGAATCTTCAATGCAGCGACACAGCACCGGAATCGCGCATTCAATTTGATAAGGAATTAGTGGAAAAAGTATGCGAATTTTACGGTCATCTAG CTGATTTTGCGCCTTATCACGTAATTACGACTTTAATCAAAATGGTTCCGGGAATGCTGCTCATCATAGGAATTTTCAAA GAGAATTTAACCTTGATCAAAGTGTTTATGATTTATGCTGTTCTGGAAGAAGTATTTTTCGTGAcagttttttctaaaatatttacaTTGATTGATAGTGAAGGAAAGAGAAGCTCGTGGATTTTCTGGATACTGGTGTTTTCCTGTG CCAAGCTGATTGTTGCAATTTGGATACTATTGGGCGTGTACGCAGCTCTCGATAATAGTAGAAGAATAATTCAACGTTATGTATGA